The following are from one region of the Heliangelus exortis chromosome 2, bHelExo1.hap1, whole genome shotgun sequence genome:
- the LOC139793339 gene encoding carbonic anhydrase 3-like isoform X1, whose product MARAVWGYDSDNGPEHWHENYPLAKGDNQSPIEINSKDVQHDSSLSSWHASYDPGAAKTILNNGRTCRVVFDDSFDRSVLRGGPLLEVYRLRQLHLHWGSSDDRGSEHVIDGVKYAAELHMVHWNPKHGNFAGALREPDGVAVVGIFLKVGKTPKPEIKRILQAIDNIKTKGKEAPFPHFDPSILFPKSRDYWTYHGSFTTPPCEECITWILLREPIEVSSDQMAKLRTLSKNGENEPESPLVDNWRPPQPVKGRIVKASFK is encoded by the exons ATGGCCAGGGCCGTCTGGGGCTACGACAGCGACAACG GACCCGAGCACTGGCATGAAAACTACCCCCTGGCCAAGGGAGACAATCAGTCGCCTATTGAGATCAACAGCAAAGACGTGCAGCACGACTCTTCTCTCAGCTCTTGGCACGCCAGTTATGATCCCGGGGCTGCAAAAACCATCCTGAACAACGGGCGCACCTGCCGGGTAGTCTTTGACGACTCTTTTGATCGATCAG TGCTGAGAGGAGGGCCACTTCTAGAAGTCTACAGGCTGCGTCAGCTTCACTTGCATTGGGGTTCCTCTGATGACCGTGGCTCTGAGCATGTTATAGATGGGGTGAAATATGCAGCAGAG TTACATATGGTGCACTGGAATCCAAAACATGGTAATTTTGCTGGAGCTTTGAGAGAACCTGATGGCGTGGCTGTTGTGGgcatttttctgaaa GTTGGAAAAACTCCTAAACCAGAGATTAAGAGAATTCTTCAAGCAATTGATAACATTAAGACCAAG GGAAAAGAGGCTCCTTTTCCTCACTTTGATCCTTCAATTCTTTTCCCCAAATCTCGGGACTACTGGACTTACCATGGTTCATTCACTACACCCCCCTGTGAGGAGTGCATCACTTGGATTCTCCTCAGGGAGCCAATAGAAGTCAGCTCAGACCAG atGGCGAAGCTCCGGACCCTTTCTAAGAACGGTGAGAACGAACCTGAGAGCCCCTTGGTTGATAACTGGCGCCCACCTCAGCCTGTGAAGGGCAGGATTGTGAAAGCCTCCTTCAAGTGA
- the LOC139793339 gene encoding carbonic anhydrase 3-like isoform X2 — MVHWNPKHGNFAGALREPDGVAVVGIFLKVGKTPKPEIKRILQAIDNIKTKGKEAPFPHFDPSILFPKSRDYWTYHGSFTTPPCEECITWILLREPIEVSSDQMAKLRTLSKNGENEPESPLVDNWRPPQPVKGRIVKASFK; from the exons ATGGTGCACTGGAATCCAAAACATGGTAATTTTGCTGGAGCTTTGAGAGAACCTGATGGCGTGGCTGTTGTGGgcatttttctgaaa GTTGGAAAAACTCCTAAACCAGAGATTAAGAGAATTCTTCAAGCAATTGATAACATTAAGACCAAG GGAAAAGAGGCTCCTTTTCCTCACTTTGATCCTTCAATTCTTTTCCCCAAATCTCGGGACTACTGGACTTACCATGGTTCATTCACTACACCCCCCTGTGAGGAGTGCATCACTTGGATTCTCCTCAGGGAGCCAATAGAAGTCAGCTCAGACCAG atGGCGAAGCTCCGGACCCTTTCTAAGAACGGTGAGAACGAACCTGAGAGCCCCTTGGTTGATAACTGGCGCCCACCTCAGCCTGTGAAGGGCAGGATTGTGAAAGCCTCCTTCAAGTGA